The genomic stretch tagtatgttaaaaagtttcaggaaaaaaagacattgCATAGTATGGCGAAAGATTTCAAGAAAAAACAgtcatatgtcgaaaaattcttgaaaaaaaatcatagtatagtatggcgaaaaatttgatgaaaaaaatcatggtataatatgtcgaaaaaatttcatgaaaaaaatttcTTGGTTTAGTATGGTAAAagaattcatgaaaaaaagtcatagtatagtattttgaaaaatgtcattgaaaaaaagtcatagtatagcatgtcgaataatttcatgaaaaaaagtcctagtttAGTATGTAGAAAACttcaatgaaaaaaagtcataatatagtaagtcgaaaaatttgaggaatgaaaagtcatagtatagtatgttgaaaagtttgacgaaaaaaatgtcattaaaaaaagtcatattatagtatttctaaagatttgacaaaaaaaagacatagtatagtatgtcgaaaaatttagcgaaaaaaaagtcatagtatgtcaaaaaatttgaggaaaaaaaatcatattatagtatgtcgaaaaatttgaggaaagaaaagtcatagtatagcatatctaaaaatgtcattaaaaaaagtcatagtatagtatttctaAGGATTTgacgaaaaaaaaagacaaagtatAGTAagaaaattcatgaaaaaaaagtcatagtatagtttgtcaaaaaatttgacaaaaaaaggcatagtatagaatgtctaTACTgaatatattacttttttcatgacatttttcgacatacaatactatgacttttttttcgtcaaatttttcgacatactttactatgactgttttttcattcattttttttaccatatcATACTATGACTTCGACGtctgttgaaaaatttcatgaaaaaaaagtcatagtatagtatggcgaaaaattggaggaaaaaaaagtcatagtatattatgtcaaaaaatttcatgacatgttatactatgactttttttcatgatttttttcaagttttttaGCATACCATACTATGCCTTTTTCCATGGTATTTTtggacatacaatactatgacttttttcatgaaatttttcgacatactatagtatgacttttttttaataacatttttcgacatactatactatgaaatttttttcatgatattttttgaggaggtgcagaagtctagttttcttctcagaacacttgaaatacaatatgctgaaagattgtTCTGGATCGTTTCCCcaataaagggaaaaaaaattctgcctactgcaggttgaTTGCTTACTTCATTGCAATCACATAACTTCAAAAAAGTGAGTAAAATACGTCCAGATTGAGCTGAAACTATTTGAGTAATGAGTCAAATTTGATTCTCTTTAGATGCACAAAAAGAGTAAAAACCCTCTGTGTTTATGGATTTTCCGATATTTCCGGCTGCAGTGAAGGCAGCACCGCTACCTGTCTGTCGGGTCCAGCTGATCTGAGTCAGGATGATTCACTGAGGCGTCGATACCTGAATAGACCTACAACGAGGAGAGAGGCTCTAATAACACTCTGCGTTTCATCAAATGGCAGCTAGTTTCATGTCGGACCTGTCTGGATGGAGGAGACTCTAAACACGGCGGTAGGTTTTAACTAATTAAACGTTTCCTACTGTAGAAAGTCTAAACAAAAACATCCTCAGAGCACGAGTTTCCATTGAAGAGATCAGAGAGATATCCAGACCAGTGAGGCCTGTCAGCAGCACGTTGCACTGCAAGTACAAACACGTCAGCTGACATTGTTTTGTAGAATATTTTGATCGTTtatgtttcttatttttaaacattgtttCCCCAGAATGAAAACTAAACTTGTGTTGAATTGtatcatttgtttgtttgccaaATATCACTCTAGAAAATAGTTCCAGCTgtttaaatctgttttttttatgtttagattttggactgtttgttggacaaaacaagcaatttgaagatgtcacttttgaatctctgggaaattgtgatgggcattgTTTACactatttctgacattttttgtagATAAAACAATTCACAAAGAGTTCATTTACCTCCCTCTGCTTTATGAAATAATCTCtggcactgtgtgtgttttgaaatAAGCTGTGTAGTATAATGTATTTTCAatacagcaaaacaaaaatgagaGCTTGAGACAAAGTCTTATATTACTATTTTCATGTTATATCATTCAAGTATGATAATTGAGATATTAAACAGCTCTAATGACTCTCTACACAGGGTGACTATTGACTGTGTGTGTAGGGGAGAACGGGGTCAGTAGGGACACCCTCCATTTCTTAAAGACTACTCGAAcgttaatgaaaataatttgatccctgaattagggatgctcattttgttaatttttcctAACCaataaccgattattaaccgttaaccgactaGATTTgtgcgttaatcggttaaaatgcttaatgtcggttaacggttaaacggttagttatggacatccctagtccCAACTGTCCTAACCTACCCCGCTTTCCCCTACTTAATGGAGAGCcttatattgtacatattatttACAACAGGTACGTATCCTTACATGTCAGTTTTGTGTCAACAGTTATGGCCATGGAGAGCAGCCTGTGGAGTACCTGCGACTACAGCCACAACGTCACCTTCTTCTACAACTCGGTGGGTAAGAAGATCAGCGACGTGTGGACGACGCGGGACTTCGTGGTGATCGGACTGGGCCTGACGGTATGTCTCATCGTTGTCCTGGCCAACTTGATGGTGATGTTCGCCATCTCCATGAACCAGCGCTTCCACTTCCCCATCTACTACCTCCTGAGCAACATGGCCGCAGCTGACCTGTTCGCTGGCATCGCCTACGCCAACCTGATGTTGAACACGGGCCCCTGGACAAGCACGCTCACCAAGGAGCAGTGGTACATCCGCATGGCTTTGATCGACATCAGCCTGACGGCCTCCGTGGCCAACCTGTTGGCCGTCGCCGTGGAGCGCCACCAGACCATCATCACCATGCAGCTGCACAGCAAGATGACCAAGCGGCGCGTGGTGCTGCTGATAGTCTGCATCTGGGCCGTGAGCATCATCATGGGCCTGGTGCCCTCCATGTTTTGGAACTGCGAGTGCGATCTGGACGACTGCTCCACCGTCGCTCCCCTCTACAGCCGGCGCTTCCTCGTCTTCTGGGCAATTCTCAACCTCTTAACTTTCTTCATCATGGTGGGCGTGTACACTCGTATCTTCGTCTATGTGAGATACCAGACCTGCTACGCGTCCGAGCACAGCACGGAGATGCGGAACAGGCAAACTATCGTCAACCTGATGAAAACCATCTCCATGGTTCTGGGTGAGgagttgttttttgtgtgaccATCCACTGCTGGGTGTTAGAtgtgggtcaaaggtcaagtttGTAAGGTTGGGTTATTAATTAACCACAAAATTAACAGTCTAGCTTTGTctcatggtacatgtccacagccgccgtcctttccacgcttcccattcattgtcaatGTAAGCAGCCAGgaaatgcattctggtagcgtggtggCGCGATACCAGAGACAGGGCGTCATGTTGGctggtctaggctactttatgcaaatcaggggcgtccagagagagagagagagagagagagagaaaataacttttttttttttcggcacgatatcaatgtgcacgcagcatcaacCTCAGGTATCAAGCCagaaagcagacggtccgcgaggcaaagtatcaagggtagttaagtaaaaaaacaaaacaaaaattcaattaacgtctaatatagttttaaaatgtttttccacatGTTGTCAtgtaaaaaaagaccaaaaaggAACACTGTACTTGATTACTATaggcaaattatttaaacagcgtttgtaaaGCTTTTTGATCcttataagcggttgatcactgtaaccgtgatcactatctACATCACGATttaaatgtagggctgtcaattgattaagatatttaatcgtgataaatcgcatgattgtccaaaattgcaaattaatcacattttttcaaaatctgtttttcacatcttttcaaaatgtaccttaaagggagatttttaaagtatttaatactcttatcaacatgggagtgggcaaatatgctgctttatgtatatatttattattggaaatcaattaacaacacaaaacaatgacaatatattgtccataaaccctcacaggtactgcatttagcataaaacaatatgctcagatgataacatggcaaactcaagctcaacaggcaacagctgtcagtgtgctgacttgactatgacttgccccaaactgcatgtgattatcataaagtgggcatgtctgtaaaggggagactcgtgggtacccatagaacccattttcattcacatatcttgaggtcagaggtcaaggggcccctttgaaaatggccttgccagtttttcctcgccaaaatttagcacaaatttggagcattatttagcttcctttgtgacaagctagtatgacatggttgataccaatggattcattagattttctagtttcatatgatgccagaaaATCCCAAATTGCGTTAAAaaaaatttgtggcgttaaaacaaatttgcattatcgtgttaactttgacagccctatttaaattatatattttttagccCAGAACAAGGTGACCCAACCGTCCCAGGGAGGCAGCATTTCACTCTTTGtacatttaacaaaattgtGCCTTTCACGTTTAGGCTGGGCTCTAAAAAACTTGATAACGTGTTAGCGGACACCTGTATCTGTTCAGGgatcaaattatttttattggtGTTCAAGTAGTCTGTGAGTAATGGAAGGTTATTTAGTGTTGATACAAAAGTGTCCCAaccgaccccgctctcccctatcTGCTTCCTAATCTACATTTTCTCAGAAAATAAGGTTTAATGAACTCCGCTCACCACTTCATGGTGAAACAAACTGTCATATCGGTAGTAAGTGTTCTTTAGCTCAGAGAGCTGTTACATGTTTGGATGCTTGCTACCTGTGGCCTCCCACTTCCCCCATAACCAGTTTTGCGGCTCTAGCctcgtttgtttgtttgtttgtcaaacCGTGTCTGATAATCACGGGCACTTTAAGTTTAAAAGGTTCTTAGGAAATTCCAGTGTTACTGTGGAAATTAAATCTCATTCATCGTCATA from Sebastes fasciatus isolate fSebFas1 chromosome 13, fSebFas1.pri, whole genome shotgun sequence encodes the following:
- the lpar2a gene encoding lysophosphatidic acid receptor 2a isoform X1, producing the protein MAMESSLWSTCDYSHNVTFFYNSVGKKISDVWTTRDFVVIGLGLTVCLIVVLANLMVMFAISMNQRFHFPIYYLLSNMAAADLFAGIAYANLMLNTGPWTSTLTKEQWYIRMALIDISLTASVANLLAVAVERHQTIITMQLHSKMTKRRVVLLIVCIWAVSIIMGLVPSMFWNCECDLDDCSTVAPLYSRRFLVFWAILNLLTFFIMVGVYTRIFVYVRYQTCYASEHSTEMRNRQTIVNLMKTISMVLGAFVICWMPGLVTLLLDGLLGKASNANAYEKFCLVIAECNSLVNPIIYSLRDVEMRRTFKWILCCLCRRGGDRQRALSPVEMDSPLPEVQKLFAVSRSQKIRPPVRKQTTKKTVGQWWGYDGCWPGI
- the lpar2a gene encoding lysophosphatidic acid receptor 2a isoform X2 produces the protein MAMESSLWSTCDYSHNVTFFYNSVGKKISDVWTTRDFVVIGLGLTVCLIVVLANLMVMFAISMNQRFHFPIYYLLSNMAAADLFAGIAYANLMLNTGPWTSTLTKEQWYIRMALIDISLTASVANLLAVAVERHQTIITMQLHSKMTKRRVVLLIVCIWAVSIIMGLVPSMFWNCECDLDDCSTVAPLYSRRFLVFWAILNLLTFFIMVGVYTRIFVYVRYQTCYASEHSTEMRNRQTIVNLMKTISMVLGAFVICWMPGLVTLLLDGLLGKASNANAYEKFCLVIAECNSLVNPIIYSLRDVEMRRTFKWILCCLCRRGGDRQRALSPVEMDSPLPEETLRCFQKSEDQAACTETNNKEDSWTMVGV